A section of the Microbulbifer pacificus genome encodes:
- a CDS encoding TVP38/TMEM64 family protein, producing MKFSPIWLLLISVTTVAVVLAILHYFDLDDRLIELMQWMDSLGWQASIWFILVIAIAIIFLFPGVIFTMGAGFVFGVIKGTIYVVLGTTLGAAIAFLIARYLFGKRTSAWVMSKIKPDNLGEIVRDEGWRMIMLTRMVPLFPFKLTNYFFGLTPLKFRDFVIGTFIGVIPITVNNVYVGSIAADLASIGSERAERTPMEWTLYGLGFVFAVIAIVGLTRMARRALKKKIDQGEL from the coding sequence GTGAAATTTTCCCCTATCTGGCTGCTCCTTATCAGTGTCACGACGGTCGCTGTGGTGCTGGCAATCCTGCATTACTTTGATCTGGATGACCGCCTGATCGAGCTGATGCAGTGGATGGATTCCCTCGGCTGGCAGGCGAGTATCTGGTTCATACTGGTCATCGCCATCGCCATCATATTCCTGTTCCCGGGGGTAATTTTCACCATGGGCGCGGGTTTCGTGTTTGGCGTGATCAAGGGGACTATTTACGTGGTACTCGGAACAACGCTAGGCGCGGCGATTGCGTTCCTGATCGCCCGCTACCTGTTCGGAAAACGCACTTCAGCCTGGGTGATGTCGAAAATCAAACCGGACAACCTCGGTGAGATCGTGCGTGATGAAGGCTGGCGCATGATCATGCTCACACGCATGGTGCCGCTTTTTCCGTTCAAGCTGACGAACTATTTCTTCGGACTGACACCGTTGAAATTCCGCGACTTCGTCATCGGTACCTTTATCGGCGTGATACCCATCACCGTAAACAATGTATATGTGGGTTCCATCGCCGCAGATCTCGCGAGCATAGGCAGCGAGCGCGCAGAGCGTACACCGATGGAGTGGACCCTGTACGGACTCGGCTTTGTATTCGCGGTTATCGCAATCGTCGGTCTTACCCGCATGGCGCGCCGTGCCCTTAAGAAAAAAATTGACCAAGGAGAGCTCTGA
- a CDS encoding glycosyltransferase, with protein MNIVMLTNTYLPHVGGVARSVDAFCREYRKLGHKVLVVAPEFAEKIDHELDVVRIPAIQNFNGSDFSVALPLSGELTERLDFFEPDLVHSHHPFLLGMTALRIARSRELPLIFTHHTLYERYTHYVPADSETLKRFVIELATRYGNLASMVFAPSASVADLLRERGVKKPVVVVPTGVQLENYCNGDGAAARRQYGIPESAFVVGHLGRLAEEKNLEFLSEAVLELMLRNEDIHFLVVGSGPLQQRIQNLFDAQNLSARLHLTGTLQGEAQRDAYSAMNIFGFSSTSETQGMVLTEAMAAGVPVVALDACGCREVVDDHINGRLVLKHCSREFIAALQWVHDLDPEEYQRLHRAALLTAERFSMENCAATALHHYQSLVHQHWPLDDSLYAQWMRLRNTIGAQWEILEGVTSAATAALDPDHALKK; from the coding sequence TTGAACATCGTCATGCTCACCAATACCTACCTGCCCCATGTTGGCGGTGTGGCGCGTTCGGTCGATGCGTTCTGCCGGGAGTATCGCAAACTCGGCCATAAGGTTCTGGTGGTGGCGCCGGAGTTTGCGGAAAAAATAGACCATGAACTCGATGTGGTGCGTATCCCCGCCATCCAGAATTTCAATGGCAGTGATTTTTCCGTCGCCCTGCCCCTTTCCGGCGAGCTGACGGAAAGGCTCGATTTTTTCGAGCCGGACCTGGTGCACTCCCATCACCCGTTTCTGCTTGGCATGACGGCGCTGCGCATCGCGCGCAGTCGCGAGCTGCCACTGATTTTTACCCACCACACCCTCTACGAGCGCTACACCCACTATGTGCCCGCAGACTCGGAAACCCTGAAGCGCTTCGTGATCGAACTCGCGACCCGCTACGGTAATCTTGCGAGTATGGTGTTTGCCCCCAGCGCGAGTGTCGCAGATCTGTTGCGCGAACGCGGGGTAAAGAAGCCTGTCGTTGTGGTTCCCACCGGCGTACAGTTGGAAAACTACTGCAACGGTGATGGTGCCGCGGCACGCCGCCAGTACGGCATTCCGGAATCCGCGTTTGTGGTCGGCCATCTGGGGCGCCTGGCGGAAGAGAAGAATCTGGAATTTTTGTCCGAGGCGGTGCTTGAGTTGATGCTCCGCAATGAAGACATCCACTTCCTGGTGGTGGGCTCCGGCCCCTTGCAGCAGCGGATTCAAAATCTGTTCGATGCACAAAATCTGTCGGCGCGACTGCACCTTACCGGAACATTGCAGGGCGAGGCACAGCGCGATGCGTACAGCGCGATGAATATATTTGGGTTTTCCTCCACCAGTGAAACCCAGGGCATGGTGCTCACTGAAGCCATGGCCGCGGGCGTGCCGGTGGTGGCACTGGATGCCTGCGGATGCAGGGAAGTTGTGGATGATCACATTAACGGCCGGCTGGTGCTCAAGCACTGCTCGAGGGAATTCATCGCCGCACTGCAATGGGTACACGATCTCGACCCAGAGGAATACCAGCGCCTGCACCGCGCCGCGCTGCTAACCGCAGAGCGTTTCTCCATGGAAAACTGTGCGGCAACCGCACTGCACCACTATCAGTCGCTGGTACACCAGCACTGGCCGCTGGACGATTCCCTCTACGCGCAGTGGATGCGCCTACGCAATACCATTGGCGCCCAGTGGGAGATTCTCGAAGGAGTTACCAGCGCCGCCACCGCGGCACTGGACCCGGATCACGCGCTGAAAAAGTAA